The following are encoded together in the Planctobacterium marinum genome:
- the nirD gene encoding nitrite reductase small subunit NirD → MNWLPLCHLNDLIDNAGVCAKVKDLQVALFKFQIDGEAQYFATGNWDPIGEANVMSRGILGSLQEELVVASPLYKQHYSLKTGQCLEDESKQIPVYPVRVVGEQLEIQA, encoded by the coding sequence ATGAACTGGTTACCCTTATGTCACCTCAACGATCTTATCGATAACGCAGGGGTTTGCGCCAAAGTGAAGGACTTGCAAGTGGCTTTGTTTAAATTCCAGATCGATGGGGAAGCTCAGTACTTTGCTACCGGTAACTGGGACCCTATTGGCGAAGCGAATGTGATGAGCCGCGGTATTCTCGGCTCATTGCAGGAAGAATTGGTGGTGGCCTCGCCCCTGTACAAACAACACTACTCTTTGAAAACCGGCCAGTGCCTGGAAGATGAGAGTAAACAGATCCCGGTTTATCCAGTGCGCGTCGTGGGCGAGCAACTGGAAATTCAGGCCTAA
- a CDS encoding ANTAR domain-containing response regulator, translated as MSESEPQQPLRVLLIDDDPQRAVALSAALDKSRYLVEHMIGADVSLLKQVDALQPDVIIIDIESPSRDILDSLHTLNSFNPKPIVMFSEQEDTNTINQSVHCGVSAYVTREVNTKRVRSILDAAVARFQQMQSLRNQLQETQQELASRKVVERAKVLLMETRNLSENEAYQMIRKMAMDNGQRMEQVAKNMIDIITTLSM; from the coding sequence ATGTCTGAATCTGAACCGCAGCAACCTTTACGGGTCCTGCTTATTGATGATGACCCACAGCGCGCTGTGGCGCTCTCTGCTGCCTTGGACAAATCTCGATATCTGGTGGAGCACATGATTGGTGCTGATGTGTCATTGCTAAAGCAGGTGGATGCGTTGCAACCGGATGTGATCATTATCGATATTGAATCACCCAGTCGCGATATTCTGGATTCTTTGCACACCCTGAATAGTTTTAATCCCAAGCCCATCGTGATGTTTTCTGAACAGGAAGATACGAACACCATCAATCAATCTGTGCATTGTGGAGTCAGCGCCTATGTCACTCGCGAAGTGAATACTAAGCGAGTGCGGTCTATCCTGGATGCCGCAGTGGCACGCTTTCAGCAAATGCAATCACTGCGCAACCAACTACAAGAAACACAACAGGAACTCGCCTCTCGTAAGGTGGTTGAAAGAGCCAAGGTTTTGTTGATGGAAACCCGAAATCTCTCTGAAAACGAGGCCTATCAAATGATCCGTAAAATGGCCATGGATAATGGTCAACGCATGGAGCAGGTCGCAAAAAACATGATCGATATTATCACCACACTCTCTATGTAG
- a CDS encoding ABC transporter permease — MSKTASLQKVTFLKLPEPLVNSIWLLKLKGALLPLIGLAIFMVLWNITAKNIDTSLGQFPGPVQVYEQSINLWNEHQAEQEKAAAFYERQEQRNAKRMAADPSYQPKIRPYTGAPTFFEQIWTSLYTVSVGFLIASFIAVPVGILGGLSKSAYAAINPLIQLFKPVSPLAWLPLVTMVVSAVYVSDDPMFSKSFLTSAFTVALCCLWPTLINTAVGVSSIPEDLVNVSKVLRLSAMSHVLKIVLPSSIPMIFTGLRLSLGIGWMVLIAAEMLAQNPGLGKFVWDEFQNGSSESLARIMVAVLVIGAIGFFLDRLMLLVQRKVSWDKSQNLR; from the coding sequence ATGAGTAAAACGGCATCCTTGCAAAAAGTGACATTCCTGAAATTACCTGAGCCGCTGGTGAATAGCATCTGGCTGCTGAAACTCAAAGGCGCATTGTTGCCATTAATTGGTCTGGCCATTTTTATGGTGCTGTGGAATATCACCGCCAAAAATATTGATACTTCACTGGGGCAGTTCCCCGGACCTGTGCAGGTGTATGAGCAGAGTATTAATCTGTGGAACGAGCATCAGGCGGAACAAGAAAAAGCGGCGGCCTTTTACGAGCGCCAGGAACAGCGCAATGCCAAGCGAATGGCTGCTGATCCGAGCTATCAACCTAAAATCCGTCCTTATACCGGTGCGCCCACCTTTTTTGAACAAATCTGGACCAGTTTATACACAGTATCGGTTGGCTTTTTAATAGCTTCTTTTATTGCGGTTCCTGTGGGCATTTTAGGTGGTTTGAGTAAGTCGGCCTATGCGGCCATCAACCCGTTGATTCAACTGTTTAAACCGGTTTCGCCCTTGGCCTGGTTACCGCTGGTGACCATGGTGGTCAGTGCGGTGTATGTCAGTGATGATCCGATGTTTTCCAAGTCATTTTTAACCTCTGCATTTACCGTTGCCCTGTGCTGTTTATGGCCAACCTTGATTAACACTGCAGTGGGCGTGTCCAGCATTCCTGAAGACCTGGTGAACGTCAGCAAAGTATTGCGCCTCAGTGCCATGTCTCATGTGTTGAAAATCGTATTACCTTCGTCCATTCCCATGATTTTCACCGGACTGCGCCTATCGCTGGGCATCGGCTGGATGGTGCTGATTGCCGCTGAAATGTTGGCGCAAAATCCCGGCCTTGGTAAGTTCGTTTGGGACGAATTTCAAAACGGCAGCTCGGAATCTCTGGCCCGTATTATGGTGGCGGTTTTAGTAATTGGCGCTATCGGCTTTTTCCTGGATCGCTTGATGTTGCTGGTGCAGCGCAAGGTGAGCTGGGACAAATCACAAAATCTACGATAA
- a CDS encoding molybdopterin-dependent oxidoreductase encodes MLESFPNLRRTTCPYCGVGCGVDAQLSVASDESGKLFQQLISVSGTPEHPANFGRLCVKGSKLAESNTLNNRMLYPSIKGEKVSWDKAIATVASRFTDIIAEHGPDAVAFYVSGQLLTEDYYVANKLMKGYIGSGNIDTNSRLCMSSAVAGYKRAFGADAVPCCYEDLEQTQLLVFTGSNAAWTHPVLYQRIERAKQINPALKVVVIDPRQTATCDLADLHLAIKPGSDAAIFNGLLHYLDSQNALDTDFIQRHTEGFVPCLEEAVQWCLERVSEFSDVPAAQLRQFYQWFMHARRSVTFYSMGVNQSTSGVDKSNAIINCHLATGKIGKPGCGPFSITGQPNAMGGREVGGLANMLAAHMDIENPAHRALVQSFWQSPTIANKPGLKAIDLFDQIHQGKVKAVWIMATNPIVSMPDKDTVAAALKQCDMVVVSDCAASNDTLSFADVCLPATGWSEKNGTVTNSERRISRQRGLLAPAGEARHDWQIICDVAKQMGFSGFDFQSSCDIFNEHAALSGFENNGRRDFDISGLGHLSLRQYDNLAPIQWPITQFSPEGTKRLFTDGRFYTASGKAQFIAIKPELPQQQTDDAFPLILNTGRIRDQWHTMTRTGKVAQLSQHIDKPGLHIHPKDARKYLIKDGQLVKLRGKHQSEQGNEAFCLLTAVLDKKQRRGELFAPMHWNREYASHANVNRLVAAVGDPISGQPELKAAAVAIEPWHVAQWVSIVSREDIELGALSHTQAYWHKHVLQDGVCYQMAFDKFDETQQQWLKTLIHVEHQQLRLQQPDKTGYLLLNDKKQLQILLWHVAQPLNHNSAWFEHLLMQQEYSDEALVDVLKNQTSAEYQQGKLVCSCFKVREKTITDAIAAGVNTVAQLGEQLQCGTNCGSCKSELGTLIKQHDSELGLNIMPSLELAQEVI; translated from the coding sequence ATGCTGGAGTCCTTTCCCAACCTGCGCCGCACAACCTGCCCCTATTGCGGGGTAGGTTGCGGCGTTGATGCTCAGTTGTCGGTGGCCAGTGACGAATCGGGTAAGCTGTTTCAGCAACTCATCAGTGTCAGTGGTACGCCAGAGCACCCGGCTAATTTTGGTCGCTTGTGCGTTAAAGGCAGTAAGCTGGCCGAGAGCAACACCCTGAACAATCGCATGTTATATCCCAGCATTAAAGGTGAAAAAGTAAGTTGGGATAAGGCGATTGCCACAGTGGCCAGTCGATTCACAGACATCATTGCTGAGCATGGCCCCGATGCAGTGGCTTTTTATGTGTCAGGGCAACTTCTGACGGAAGATTATTACGTTGCTAATAAACTCATGAAAGGTTACATCGGCAGCGGCAATATCGATACCAACTCCCGGTTGTGCATGTCTTCAGCTGTGGCAGGCTACAAACGCGCTTTTGGTGCTGATGCCGTACCCTGTTGTTATGAAGATCTGGAGCAAACCCAATTATTGGTGTTTACCGGCAGTAATGCCGCCTGGACGCACCCGGTGTTATATCAGCGCATTGAGCGGGCTAAGCAAATAAACCCGGCTTTAAAAGTGGTGGTGATTGACCCTCGTCAAACTGCTACCTGCGATTTAGCCGATTTGCACCTGGCCATCAAACCGGGCTCAGATGCCGCTATCTTTAATGGATTGCTGCATTATCTAGACAGCCAAAATGCCCTGGATACGGATTTCATCCAGCGCCACACTGAAGGTTTTGTGCCTTGCCTGGAAGAAGCCGTACAATGGTGTTTAGAGCGAGTCAGTGAATTTAGCGATGTGCCTGCAGCGCAATTGCGGCAATTTTATCAGTGGTTCATGCACGCTCGCCGCAGCGTGACGTTTTATTCCATGGGCGTTAACCAATCCACTAGTGGTGTGGATAAGTCCAATGCCATTATCAATTGTCATCTGGCCACGGGAAAAATCGGTAAACCGGGTTGCGGGCCTTTCTCTATTACCGGACAACCCAATGCCATGGGGGGCCGCGAAGTTGGCGGGCTGGCAAATATGCTGGCCGCCCACATGGATATCGAAAACCCCGCCCACCGTGCATTGGTGCAAAGTTTTTGGCAATCCCCCACTATCGCGAATAAGCCGGGATTGAAAGCCATCGATTTATTTGACCAGATTCACCAAGGCAAAGTGAAAGCCGTGTGGATCATGGCCACTAATCCCATCGTGAGTATGCCGGATAAAGATACCGTTGCGGCGGCCCTTAAACAATGTGACATGGTGGTAGTCTCTGACTGTGCGGCCAGTAATGACACTTTATCTTTTGCTGATGTGTGTTTACCCGCCACTGGCTGGTCTGAGAAAAATGGTACTGTGACCAATTCAGAGCGTCGTATCTCCAGACAACGAGGATTGTTGGCCCCCGCAGGCGAAGCCCGTCACGACTGGCAGATTATTTGTGACGTGGCAAAACAGATGGGCTTCAGTGGTTTTGACTTTCAGTCCAGTTGCGACATTTTCAACGAACATGCTGCGCTTTCTGGTTTTGAAAACAATGGCCGTCGTGATTTTGATATTTCAGGGCTGGGCCACTTGTCACTGCGCCAGTACGACAACTTGGCACCCATTCAATGGCCCATTACCCAATTTAGTCCCGAAGGAACGAAACGCCTTTTTACTGATGGTCGCTTTTACACTGCCAGTGGTAAAGCGCAGTTCATTGCCATCAAACCTGAATTACCGCAGCAGCAAACTGATGATGCTTTCCCTCTGATTTTAAATACCGGACGTATTCGGGATCAGTGGCACACCATGACTCGCACCGGGAAAGTGGCGCAGTTAAGTCAACACATCGACAAACCCGGGCTGCATATACACCCCAAAGATGCCAGAAAGTATCTTATTAAGGACGGGCAGTTGGTGAAACTGCGGGGTAAACATCAAAGTGAGCAAGGTAATGAGGCGTTTTGTTTGTTAACCGCCGTGCTCGACAAAAAACAGCGCCGAGGTGAACTGTTTGCGCCGATGCACTGGAATCGAGAATATGCATCCCATGCCAATGTTAACCGTTTAGTGGCGGCGGTGGGCGACCCGATTTCTGGCCAGCCAGAACTCAAAGCCGCTGCGGTGGCGATTGAGCCATGGCATGTAGCGCAATGGGTGAGCATTGTCAGTCGAGAAGACATCGAGTTAGGGGCTCTTTCACATACCCAGGCCTATTGGCACAAACATGTGCTACAGGATGGAGTCTGTTACCAAATGGCATTCGATAAATTCGATGAAACTCAGCAGCAATGGTTAAAAACATTGATTCACGTGGAACATCAGCAACTTAGGCTACAACAACCGGATAAAACTGGTTACCTGCTATTGAATGATAAAAAACAGCTGCAAATACTGCTTTGGCATGTAGCTCAGCCACTCAATCACAATTCTGCCTGGTTCGAACATTTGCTTATGCAGCAGGAGTATAGCGATGAGGCACTGGTGGATGTATTGAAGAATCAGACATCTGCGGAATATCAGCAAGGTAAACTGGTATGTAGCTGTTTCAAGGTCAGAGAAAAAACCATAACCGACGCTATTGCTGCTGGTGTAAACACTGTTGCGCAACTGGGCGAACAATTACAATGCGGTACAAATTGCGGCTCCTGTAAATCGGAATTGGGCACATTAATTAAACAACATGACTCAGAATTAGGTCTGAATATAATGCCTTCGCTTGAGTTGGCTCAGGAGGTGATATGA
- a CDS encoding CmpA/NrtA family ABC transporter substrate-binding protein, translated as MSSITLLSTAVFADGDWPEKEELKLGFIKLTDMAPLAIAYEKGYFEDEGLYVTLEAQANWKVLLDRVIDGQLDGAHMLAGQPLGATIGFGTQSHIVTAFSMDLNGNGITVSNDIWAQMKQHIPHENGKPVHPIKADALKPVVDSYIAQGKPFNMGMVFPVSTHNYELRYWLAAGNIHPGFYAPHKGDISGQIDAQALLSVTPPPQMPATMEAGTIYGYCVGEPWNQQAVFKGIGVPVITDYEIWKDNPEKVFGVSKEWADKNPNTHKRLVKALIRAAMWLDANDNANRPEAVKILAKPQYVGADADVIANSMTGTFEYEKGDKRPVPDFNVFFRYYATYPYYSDAIWYLTQMRRWGQISEQKPDEWYFDVAEKVYRPDIYAQAAQDLIEEGLASADGFPDFASEDGFRAPQTHFIDNITYNGKAPNAYLEKFSIGLKGEQTL; from the coding sequence ATGTCATCCATAACATTGCTGTCGACTGCGGTATTCGCAGATGGGGATTGGCCAGAAAAAGAAGAGCTTAAGCTGGGTTTTATTAAGCTGACGGACATGGCGCCACTGGCCATTGCTTACGAAAAAGGCTATTTCGAAGATGAAGGCTTGTACGTCACCCTGGAAGCACAGGCCAACTGGAAAGTGCTGTTAGACAGAGTGATCGATGGACAACTGGACGGGGCCCACATGTTGGCTGGTCAGCCTTTGGGTGCCACGATTGGGTTTGGTACACAATCGCACATTGTTACCGCCTTTAGCATGGACTTAAACGGCAACGGTATCACGGTATCAAACGATATCTGGGCACAGATGAAACAGCACATCCCCCATGAAAATGGCAAGCCAGTGCACCCTATTAAAGCAGACGCGTTAAAGCCGGTAGTGGATTCCTATATTGCGCAAGGCAAGCCGTTTAACATGGGCATGGTATTTCCGGTGTCTACGCACAACTATGAACTGCGTTACTGGTTAGCCGCTGGCAATATTCATCCGGGCTTTTATGCGCCTCACAAAGGGGATATCAGCGGCCAGATTGATGCACAAGCACTGTTATCAGTAACTCCGCCACCGCAAATGCCTGCGACGATGGAAGCTGGCACTATCTATGGTTATTGTGTGGGCGAACCCTGGAATCAACAGGCGGTATTTAAAGGCATTGGAGTGCCGGTGATCACGGACTATGAAATCTGGAAAGACAACCCGGAAAAAGTGTTCGGTGTGAGTAAGGAATGGGCAGATAAAAATCCCAATACTCACAAGCGTTTGGTGAAAGCCTTAATTCGTGCCGCTATGTGGTTGGATGCCAATGACAACGCGAACCGTCCTGAGGCGGTGAAAATTCTGGCTAAGCCTCAATATGTAGGGGCAGATGCGGACGTTATTGCCAATAGCATGACCGGCACCTTTGAGTACGAAAAAGGCGATAAGCGCCCGGTTCCGGACTTCAATGTCTTCTTCCGCTACTACGCTACTTACCCCTATTACTCGGATGCTATCTGGTACCTGACGCAAATGCGTCGCTGGGGCCAAATTAGTGAGCAGAAGCCCGATGAATGGTATTTCGATGTCGCCGAAAAGGTCTATCGCCCGGATATTTATGCTCAGGCGGCACAGGATCTGATCGAAGAGGGCCTGGCAAGCGCAGACGGTTTCCCTGATTTTGCCAGCGAAGACGGTTTCCGCGCACCACAAACCCATTTTATTGACAACATCACCTACAACGGTAAAGCACCGAACGCCTATTTGGAGAAATTCTCTATTGGCCTCAAAGGTGAGCAAACCCTCTGA
- the nirB gene encoding nitrite reductase large subunit NirB — MSEHLNIVVVGNGMVGHHFVEQMVQASPDARITVLSGEPRLAYDRVHLSEFFSGKSAKELALTDEARYQSLGVDFHVNAKVVEIDKSVKTVTTESGQCFSWDKLVLATGSFPFVPPIPGHEQPHCLVYRTIEDLEAIQSSASQSKVGVVVGGGLLGMEAANALKEAGLETHVVEFAPQLMGVQLDEGGGALLKRKIEELGVTVHTSKATEIIEAGESTRYQLRFKDGAVLGTDMVLFSAGIRPQDALARSFELDIGPRGGIVVNNQCQTSEADIYAIGECALWNNFIFGLVAPGYQMARVAASHIAGGDLAFTGADMSTKLKLLGVEVGSIGDAHARTPGALTYIFENQPQQIYKKIVVDAKQETLLGAVLVGDTSDYDTLLQFALNGMTLPEQPESLILPVSDGAAPAIGAGSLPDTATVCSCHNVSKGDIIGAMDGGACDLGSIKSCTKASTGCGGCAALLKNVVETELEARGVEVKKDICEHFAFSRQELYHMIRVEQIKSFDDLLAIHGRGHGCDICKPTVASILATAWNDYVLKKPHIGLQDTNDRYLGNMQKDGTYSVVPRIAGGEVTPDKLIVLGEVAKEFNLYCKITGGQRIDLFGARLEELPVIWRKLIDAGFETGHAYGKSLRTVKSCVGSTWCRYGVQDSVGTAINIEDRYKGLRSPHKIKMAVSGCTRECAEAQSKDVGIIATENGWNLYVCGNGGMKPRHADLFATDLDTETLVKYIDRFLMFYCQTSDRLQRTSVWLENLEGGLDYLKQVIIEDSLGIAQELETQMAAVVGTYQCEWKTTVEDPEALKRFRQFVNSPDQDDNVVFVQERTQIRPATKAEKQAYWTEQKIAVLDTASTDSVSVEATDKTPA; from the coding sequence ATGAGCGAACATCTGAACATCGTTGTGGTAGGTAATGGCATGGTGGGCCATCATTTTGTGGAGCAAATGGTGCAAGCATCACCCGATGCCAGGATCACGGTATTGAGCGGTGAGCCGCGACTGGCCTATGACCGGGTACACCTGTCTGAATTTTTTAGCGGTAAAAGTGCAAAGGAGCTGGCGCTGACCGACGAAGCCCGCTACCAATCCTTAGGCGTGGATTTTCATGTCAACGCCAAGGTGGTAGAAATTGATAAATCTGTAAAAACCGTCACCACTGAATCCGGACAGTGTTTTAGCTGGGATAAGCTGGTGTTGGCTACAGGCTCATTTCCTTTTGTGCCACCGATTCCGGGCCACGAACAGCCTCATTGTCTGGTATATCGCACCATTGAAGATTTAGAGGCAATTCAATCTTCCGCCAGCCAAAGCAAAGTAGGCGTCGTCGTGGGCGGTGGTTTGTTGGGAATGGAAGCGGCTAATGCGTTGAAAGAAGCGGGCCTTGAAACTCACGTCGTGGAATTTGCACCGCAATTGATGGGAGTACAGTTAGACGAAGGTGGCGGCGCTTTACTCAAGCGCAAAATCGAAGAGCTTGGGGTAACAGTGCACACCAGTAAAGCCACCGAAATTATCGAAGCGGGCGAGAGCACTCGTTATCAATTGCGCTTTAAAGATGGTGCCGTACTCGGCACTGACATGGTGCTGTTCTCAGCGGGAATTCGCCCGCAAGATGCCTTAGCTCGCAGCTTTGAGCTGGATATCGGTCCGCGTGGTGGCATCGTGGTAAACAACCAATGCCAGACGTCTGAAGCTGACATTTATGCCATCGGCGAATGTGCGCTGTGGAATAACTTTATCTTTGGTTTAGTGGCACCCGGATATCAAATGGCACGAGTAGCAGCAAGTCATATCGCAGGAGGCGATTTGGCGTTCACTGGTGCAGATATGAGTACCAAACTTAAACTCCTGGGTGTGGAGGTTGGGTCAATTGGCGATGCTCATGCCAGGACACCGGGTGCCCTTACGTACATTTTCGAAAACCAGCCGCAGCAGATTTACAAAAAAATTGTAGTGGATGCCAAACAAGAAACCTTGCTTGGCGCTGTGCTGGTGGGTGATACCAGTGACTACGATACCTTGCTGCAATTTGCACTCAATGGCATGACTTTGCCAGAGCAGCCTGAGTCGTTAATTTTACCCGTTTCAGACGGTGCGGCGCCTGCCATTGGTGCGGGTAGCTTACCCGATACTGCCACTGTGTGCTCCTGCCACAATGTATCTAAAGGCGACATCATCGGTGCTATGGACGGAGGGGCTTGTGATCTCGGCAGCATCAAGAGTTGCACCAAAGCCAGCACTGGCTGTGGTGGCTGTGCAGCGCTGTTAAAAAACGTGGTGGAAACCGAACTGGAAGCCCGTGGCGTCGAAGTCAAAAAAGATATTTGTGAGCACTTCGCTTTCAGTCGCCAGGAGCTTTACCACATGATTCGGGTGGAGCAAATCAAGTCTTTTGATGACTTGCTGGCGATACATGGCAGAGGCCATGGTTGTGACATTTGTAAGCCTACTGTGGCGTCAATTCTGGCCACCGCCTGGAACGACTACGTACTCAAAAAGCCCCACATTGGTTTGCAAGATACCAATGACCGTTATCTAGGTAACATGCAAAAAGACGGTACCTACTCGGTCGTGCCGCGTATTGCAGGCGGTGAAGTGACGCCTGACAAGCTAATCGTTTTAGGAGAAGTTGCCAAAGAGTTCAACTTGTACTGCAAAATTACCGGTGGTCAGCGCATTGATTTATTCGGCGCACGCCTCGAAGAGTTGCCCGTTATCTGGCGTAAGCTCATCGACGCCGGTTTTGAAACCGGCCATGCTTACGGTAAATCGCTGCGTACCGTTAAATCTTGCGTTGGCAGCACCTGGTGTCGTTATGGCGTACAGGACAGTGTTGGCACCGCCATCAATATTGAAGATCGCTACAAAGGTCTGCGTTCACCGCACAAAATAAAAATGGCCGTTTCCGGCTGTACCCGCGAATGTGCTGAGGCACAGAGCAAAGATGTGGGGATTATTGCCACCGAAAACGGCTGGAACTTATACGTGTGTGGTAATGGTGGTATGAAACCTCGTCATGCTGACTTGTTTGCCACCGACCTGGATACCGAAACCCTGGTGAAATACATCGACAGGTTCTTGATGTTTTATTGTCAGACTTCGGATCGCCTCCAGCGCACATCGGTGTGGCTAGAAAATCTGGAAGGTGGATTGGATTATCTGAAACAGGTAATTATCGAAGATAGCCTGGGCATCGCACAAGAGCTTGAAACTCAGATGGCCGCTGTGGTGGGCACTTATCAGTGTGAGTGGAAAACCACGGTGGAAGACCCCGAAGCGTTGAAGCGCTTCCGACAGTTTGTCAACAGTCCAGACCAGGATGACAACGTGGTATTTGTGCAAGAGCGCACTCAAATTCGCCCAGCTACTAAAGCCGAAAAACAGGCCTACTGGACGGAGCAAAAAATTGCGGTATTGGATACTGCCAGCACAGATAGTGTCAGTGTCGAAGCCACTGATAAAACCCCGGCGTAA
- a CDS encoding ABC transporter ATP-binding protein, with amino-acid sequence MRKHLELTQVGIEFPTPKGPFVALQDVNLNIEKGEFISLIGHSGCGKSTVLNIVAGLYQATTGGAILEGKEVNEPGPERAVVFQNHSLLPWLTAYQNVELAVKQTCKHMNRQEKHEWILHNLELVHMSHAKDKLPGEISGGMKQRVGIARALSMEPQVLLMDEPFGALDALTRAHLQDSLMEIHAELGNTVIMITHDVDEAVLLSDRIVMMTNGPAATIGEVLDISLERPRNRIALADDKQYNHYRHEVLSFLYEKQRKVEPVASKKSQQKPVEKPDAA; translated from the coding sequence ATGAGAAAGCATTTAGAACTGACCCAGGTGGGCATTGAATTTCCAACGCCGAAAGGCCCTTTTGTGGCGCTGCAGGACGTTAATCTGAATATTGAAAAAGGCGAGTTCATCTCCCTGATAGGCCACTCTGGTTGTGGTAAGTCTACGGTATTGAATATTGTGGCGGGCTTATATCAGGCCACCACCGGGGGCGCCATATTAGAGGGCAAAGAGGTCAACGAACCCGGTCCTGAGCGTGCGGTAGTGTTTCAGAACCATTCCCTACTGCCCTGGTTAACGGCTTACCAAAATGTTGAGCTAGCGGTGAAACAAACCTGCAAGCACATGAACAGGCAAGAAAAGCACGAATGGATATTACACAACCTTGAGCTGGTACACATGAGCCACGCTAAAGACAAGTTACCAGGGGAAATTTCTGGCGGTATGAAACAGCGTGTCGGAATCGCCCGAGCCCTGTCGATGGAACCACAAGTATTACTGATGGATGAACCTTTTGGTGCGCTAGATGCATTGACTCGTGCCCACCTGCAAGATTCCTTGATGGAAATCCATGCAGAGTTAGGCAATACGGTGATCATGATCACTCACGATGTTGATGAGGCTGTGTTGTTATCCGACCGTATTGTCATGATGACCAACGGACCGGCGGCCACCATCGGTGAAGTACTGGACATTTCGCTGGAACGGCCTCGTAATCGCATCGCGCTCGCCGATGACAAGCAATACAACCACTATCGCCATGAAGTATTGAGCTTCTTGTATGAAAAGCAGCGCAAAGTGGAACCGGTGGCCAGCAAAAAATCCCAACAGAAGCCGGTTGAAAAACCGGACGCAGCGTGA
- a CDS encoding CmpA/NrtA family ABC transporter substrate-binding protein: MAQQEKTMAQQNKTELTIGFMPLSDCAPLVVAQKLGLFEQQGLAVKLERQNSWATLRDKLLAGYLDMAQMLAPMPLAMHLGLGNVAEKMSVPMILSYNGNGITLSTQLFSEVLTANSALAQTVLAEPMSASLLKPIVEQRKSAGLNKLSFATVFPYSCHYYQLAAWLYQGGISLEDVDIRIIPPSGMVQAMGNNEIDGFCVGSPWNAVAVRAGIGVTVIASREIWHNTPEKVLGVTNNWQLQHPQTLLAVTRALGQACQWLTGGPNRFEAARWLSEAGYVGAELENIAPALLDSCLTQQGSAPREVQGHTIFHQSQQHNQADREQGIWLLQQMQRCSHLDASIDLQQVVSQVY; the protein is encoded by the coding sequence ATGGCGCAACAAGAAAAAACAATGGCACAGCAAAATAAAACGGAACTGACCATCGGGTTTATGCCATTAAGTGATTGTGCGCCGTTGGTGGTGGCTCAGAAGCTTGGTCTGTTTGAACAGCAAGGGCTTGCAGTCAAACTGGAAAGGCAAAATTCATGGGCAACATTACGGGATAAGTTATTAGCTGGTTATCTGGATATGGCTCAAATGCTGGCGCCCATGCCGCTGGCTATGCATTTGGGTTTGGGTAATGTCGCTGAAAAGATGTCAGTGCCCATGATATTGAGCTATAACGGCAATGGTATTACGCTTTCAACGCAACTGTTTTCGGAGGTCTTGACAGCCAACAGTGCTCTGGCACAAACCGTGCTCGCAGAGCCTATGTCCGCAAGCTTGTTAAAGCCTATTGTGGAGCAGCGTAAATCTGCTGGATTAAACAAGTTGAGTTTCGCTACCGTATTTCCCTACAGTTGCCACTATTATCAACTTGCCGCTTGGCTATATCAAGGCGGCATCTCACTGGAAGATGTGGATATTCGTATTATTCCACCTTCCGGCATGGTGCAGGCTATGGGCAATAATGAAATCGACGGCTTCTGTGTTGGCAGTCCCTGGAATGCGGTGGCTGTTAGAGCGGGTATCGGTGTTACCGTGATTGCATCTCGAGAGATTTGGCACAACACCCCGGAAAAGGTACTGGGCGTCACCAATAACTGGCAGTTACAACATCCGCAAACTCTGTTGGCGGTCACTCGTGCATTGGGGCAAGCTTGCCAATGGTTAACCGGGGGGCCAAATCGCTTTGAAGCGGCCAGATGGCTATCTGAAGCCGGTTATGTTGGCGCAGAACTGGAAAATATTGCCCCAGCGTTACTCGATAGTTGTTTGACGCAGCAAGGTTCTGCGCCACGCGAAGTGCAAGGGCACACCATTTTTCATCAATCGCAACAACATAATCAGGCGGACCGGGAGCAAGGGATATGGTTGTTACAACAAATGCAGCGTTGTTCGCATCTCGATGCAAGCATCGATTTACAGCAAGTGGTTTCTCAAGTGTACTAA